One Eublepharis macularius isolate TG4126 chromosome 6, MPM_Emac_v1.0, whole genome shotgun sequence DNA segment encodes these proteins:
- the LOC129332807 gene encoding uncharacterized protein LOC129332807, with protein sequence MGRPRKTADSVSSPRPAATAPKAAPSAPRSSASSKMTAGGGRASSAPAAKTEGSRRGQGEKLTSASSSSGTGQSYQTRSTAAHSSSQGDAKSSRGARAKTSTASGGGKSHAVAAEISDSAARPSQAATKKQGRTNDFSPPLDVAEIESKTRGQRTNPEWYKWRENRITASVAPKIANSKFVNGRSSEVPQSYLKAVVDSGSSVMTPAMSWGVRNEKKAVQAYEALKSTKTKSVTVDNCGIFIDKDKSWLAASPDGIVREAKTGKPLSVLEVKCPYKHRDKTVTDACKDKDFCLKKEGESYSLKKNHPYYTQVQCQMGVTGLKKADFVVHTNKETAIAPVDFDPVFWDSTVPKLEKFYTDAVVPHLEQKQNVAAWAKEE encoded by the coding sequence ATGGGCAGGCCCAGGAAAACCGCGGACAGCGTGTCCTCCCCACGGCCTGCTGCTACAGCCCCAAAAGCTGCCCCGTCAGCTCCTCGATCTTCAGCTTCATCCAAAATGACAGCTGGTGGCGGCAGAGCTTCAAGTGCTCCGGCAGCGAAGACTGAAGGTAGCAGACGAGGACAGGGAGAAAAGCTAACCTCTGCCTCAAGCTCCAGTGGAACAGGGCAAAGTTACCAAACTAGGTCCACAGCTGCGCACAGCAGCAGCCAAGGAGATGCGAAGAGCAGCCGTGGAGCCAGAGCTAAGACCTCCACTGCCTCTGGAGGAGGAAAATCACATGCGGTGGCCGCCGAGATCTCAGACAGCGCTGCACGCCCATCACAGGCTGCAACCAAGAAGCAAGGCAGAACAAATGATTTTTCTCCTCCTCTAGATGTGGCTGAAATCGAGAGCAAGACACGGGGTCAGCGAACAAACCCCGAATGGTACAAATGGAGGGAAAACCGCATCACGGCTTCGGTGGCCCCCAAAATTGCCAACAGCAAGTTTGTGAATGGGCGGAGCTCTGAGGTGCCACAGTCCTATTTGAAAGCTGTAGTGGACTCGGGCTCCTCTGTCATGACCCCAGCCATGTCTTGGGGTGTCCGGAATGAGAAGAAAGCCGTACAAGCATACGAAGCGCTCAAGTCGACCAAGACTAAGTCGGTGACGGTTGACAACTGCGGGATCTTCATTGACAAGGATAAGTCGTGGCTTGCCGCCAGCCCTGATGGGATTGTCAGAGAAGCAAAAACCGGTAAACCGCTAAGCGTTTTGGAAGTCAAGTGTCCATATAAACACAGAGATAAGACAGTGACAGATGCCTGCAAAGacaaagacttctgcctgaagaAGGAGGGTGAGTCCTACTCGTTGAAGAAAAACCACCCCTATTACACACAGGTGCAGTGCCAGATGGGCGTGACTGGCCTCAAGAAGGCAGATTTTGTTGTTCACACCAACAAAGAGACGGCCATTGCCCCGGTGGATTTTGATCCTGTTTTCTGGGACTCCACTGTGCCCAAACTGGAGAAGTTCTACACTGATGCTGTGGTCCCACACCTGGAACAGAAGCAAAATGTCGCTGCTTGGGCTAAAGAAGAGTAA